From Rubrivirga sp. SAORIC476, a single genomic window includes:
- a CDS encoding DUF4249 family protein has translation MRISLLLAVLALALGACDGTTDDGFTPQLVVAAQLGAGEPLPSVRLTRTSPFLDVYDPTDLGIVGATVTVTRTGADEAVYAYVPTQTPGVYAPADASVTVTAGTTYRLRVEADGETVTAETTVPPTLLTVGEPQVSVVYGVGQGPEVRVNRTSTAERQATFVATTRALDPADFVEVDVDGETFYRSVPGSGFLLTPIYARILDCEDEEGGTILCAEDPRDDGIRSGTSPVINEASYIDLGDGSLLVQVPFLAFGYYGPSRVSLVSLDAALQAFVQTQAVQLGGSTLSPGEIPNVTTNVVGGLGLFGSYARVSNQTEIVEP, from the coding sequence ATGCGCATCTCCCTCCTCCTCGCCGTCCTGGCGCTCGCCCTCGGCGCGTGCGACGGCACCACCGACGACGGCTTCACGCCGCAGCTCGTGGTCGCGGCCCAGTTGGGCGCGGGCGAGCCGCTGCCGTCGGTTCGCCTGACACGCACGTCGCCCTTCCTCGACGTGTACGACCCGACCGACCTCGGCATCGTCGGGGCTACGGTCACGGTGACGCGCACCGGAGCCGACGAGGCGGTCTACGCCTACGTCCCCACCCAGACGCCGGGCGTCTACGCGCCCGCCGACGCGTCCGTGACCGTGACCGCCGGGACGACGTACCGGCTCCGCGTCGAGGCCGACGGCGAGACGGTCACCGCCGAGACCACGGTGCCGCCGACGCTGCTCACCGTCGGCGAGCCGCAGGTGTCGGTCGTCTACGGCGTCGGCCAGGGACCCGAGGTGCGCGTCAACCGGACCTCGACGGCGGAGCGACAGGCCACGTTCGTCGCCACCACGCGCGCCCTCGACCCGGCCGACTTCGTCGAGGTGGACGTGGACGGCGAGACGTTCTACCGGAGCGTCCCCGGGTCCGGCTTCCTCCTGACGCCCATCTACGCGCGCATCCTTGACTGCGAGGACGAGGAGGGCGGCACGATCCTGTGCGCCGAGGACCCGCGCGACGACGGCATCCGCTCCGGCACGTCGCCCGTCATCAACGAGGCCAGCTACATCGACCTCGGCGACGGGTCGCTGCTGGTGCAGGTGCCGTTCCTCGCGTTCGGCTACTACGGCCCCAGTCGGGTGTCGCTGGTGTCGCTCGACGCGGCGCTCCAGGCGTTCGTCCAGACACAGGCCGTCCAGCTCGGCGGCAGCACCCTCTCGCCGGGCGAGATCCCCAACGTGACCACCAACGTCGTGGGCGGGCTGGGCCTGTTCGGGTCGTACGCGCGGGTGAGCAACCAGACTGAGATCGTCGAGCCGTAG